The following are from one region of the Anaerolineales bacterium genome:
- a CDS encoding class I SAM-dependent methyltransferase, whose amino-acid sequence LPFAAGTFDGVVSGFLLRNVSDVPAALAEQARVLRRGGRFVCLDTTPPAAGWTRPLLHFHLHVVIPLLGRWVARDPEAYNYLPDSTERFLEAEALAARLTAAGLAQAGYVRRMLGTVAIHWASKPV is encoded by the coding sequence CCTGCCTTTCGCCGCCGGAACCTTCGACGGCGTGGTCAGCGGCTTCCTGCTGCGCAACGTTAGCGATGTGCCGGCGGCGCTCGCCGAGCAAGCGCGGGTCCTGCGCCGTGGAGGGAGGTTTGTCTGCCTGGACACCACACCGCCCGCCGCCGGATGGACGCGGCCGCTGCTGCACTTCCATCTGCATGTCGTCATCCCGCTGCTCGGCCGCTGGGTGGCGAGGGATCCCGAGGCGTACAATTACCTGCCCGATTCGACCGAACGTTTTTTGGAGGCCGAGGCGCTGGCTGCACGCCTCACCGCCGCCGGGCTGGCCCAGGCCGGGTACGTGCGCAGGATGCTGGGCACGGTCGCCATCCATTGGGCGAGCAAGCCCGTCTGA
- a CDS encoding UbiX family flavin prenyltransferase yields the protein MEASRRRIIVAITGASGAIYGIRSLEALRSLGVETHLVLSPAARVTIHQETDHKVSEVEALASVVHAPQDIGASIASGSFVTQGMLIAPCSVKTLSAVANSYADDLIGRAADVCLKEGRPLLLMVRETPLHRGHLRLMDLAAQAGAIIFPPVPSFYDHPQSLDAIVQATVGRALQRLGIDNDAYRTWQGL from the coding sequence GTGGAGGCTTCACGACGGCGGATCATCGTCGCCATCACCGGCGCCTCAGGCGCGATCTACGGTATCCGCAGCCTCGAGGCGCTGCGCTCGCTGGGCGTCGAAACCCATCTGGTGCTCAGCCCGGCGGCGCGCGTCACCATCCACCAGGAAACCGACCACAAGGTGAGCGAGGTCGAGGCGCTGGCCAGCGTGGTGCACGCCCCTCAGGACATCGGCGCCTCGATCGCCTCCGGTTCCTTCGTCACGCAGGGCATGCTGATCGCCCCGTGCTCGGTCAAGACGCTCTCGGCGGTAGCCAACAGCTACGCCGATGACTTGATCGGACGAGCGGCCGACGTCTGTTTGAAGGAGGGCCGGCCGCTGCTGCTGATGGTGCGTGAGACGCCACTCCACCGCGGCCACCTGCGCCTGATGGACCTGGCCGCCCAGGCCGGAGCGATCATCTTCCCTCCGGTGCCGTCGTTCTATGACCATCCGCAGTCGCTCGACGCCATCGTGCAGGCCACGGTCGGACGGGCGCTGCAGCGGCTGGGGATCGACAACGACGCCTATCGCACCTGGCAGGGACTGTGA
- a CDS encoding pyridoxamine 5'-phosphate oxidase family protein: MTGSTAGFAEPDHAALLELLEETPAFTLATLDPDGAPRATPLFFAADDLALVFLSDPASQHSRNLQADPRCAASLYPAIADWRELRGLQLRGRARRLRETEAPRALQLYLRRFPFAADLAQAVEATAPYRFQPNWIRRIDNRQGFGFQQEWDLDG; the protein is encoded by the coding sequence GTGACTGGATCGACGGCCGGCTTCGCCGAGCCCGACCACGCCGCCCTGCTGGAGCTGTTGGAGGAGACGCCGGCGTTCACCCTGGCGACGCTCGACCCCGACGGTGCACCGCGCGCCACACCCCTGTTCTTCGCCGCCGACGACCTGGCGCTGGTCTTCCTCTCCGATCCGGCCAGCCAGCACAGCCGCAACCTGCAGGCAGACCCGCGCTGCGCTGCCTCGCTTTACCCCGCGATCGCTGACTGGCGCGAGCTGCGCGGGCTGCAGCTGCGCGGGCGAGCGCGCCGGCTGAGGGAGACCGAGGCGCCGCGCGCTCTCCAACTCTACCTGCGGCGCTTCCCGTTCGCCGCCGACCTGGCGCAGGCGGTCGAAGCCACCGCGCCCTATCGCTTCCAGCCCAACTGGATCCGCCGCATCGACAACCGTCAAGGATTCGGCTTCCAGCAGGAATGGGACCTCGATGGCTGA
- a CDS encoding class I SAM-dependent methyltransferase produces the protein MAENERPKAAALGEPSYVWRAGQERRWRMIEAAAGKRLAGSVLDNGCGVGLYLRRLAGSAQRAVGVELDFERGAQAKSAAPVVNAAAEALPLASAAFDLILSHEVLEHVADDQAALAEMARLLRPGGRLVLFVPNRGYPFETHGVYWRGRYRFGNIPLVNYLPRRWRDRLAPHVRAYRTSDIAHLLQGLPAKVVERRVLFGAYDNIIARWPPVGRGLRAVLQRLERTPLRVLGLSHFWVVEKLFHSPANPSDGPALRSGTPVRPPEGPS, from the coding sequence ATGGCTGAGAACGAGCGCCCCAAGGCCGCCGCGCTGGGCGAACCGTCCTACGTGTGGCGCGCCGGACAGGAGCGGCGTTGGCGGATGATCGAGGCCGCCGCCGGCAAGCGGCTGGCCGGCAGCGTGCTCGACAACGGCTGCGGCGTCGGTCTGTATCTGCGCCGGCTGGCAGGCAGCGCCCAGCGGGCGGTCGGCGTCGAGCTCGACTTCGAGCGCGGCGCCCAGGCGAAATCGGCGGCGCCGGTCGTCAACGCTGCCGCCGAAGCCCTGCCCCTCGCCTCCGCCGCCTTCGACCTGATCCTCTCGCACGAAGTGCTCGAGCACGTCGCCGACGACCAGGCCGCTCTGGCTGAGATGGCGCGCCTGCTCCGCCCCGGGGGCCGCCTGGTCCTGTTCGTCCCCAATCGGGGCTATCCCTTCGAAACGCACGGAGTCTACTGGCGCGGCCGCTACCGCTTTGGCAACATCCCGTTGGTCAACTACCTGCCGCGCCGCTGGCGGGACCGCCTGGCGCCGCACGTGCGCGCCTATCGAACGAGCGATATCGCCCACCTGTTGCAGGGTCTCCCGGCGAAGGTTGTCGAGCGGCGCGTGCTGTTCGGTGCCTATGACAACATCATCGCCCGCTGGCCGCCCGTCGGCCGGGGGCTTCGCGCCGTCCTGCAGCGGCTGGAACGCACGCCGCTGCGCGTTCTGGGGCTATCGCACTTCTGGGTGGTTGAGAAGCTCTTCCACTCACCCGCCAATCCTTCTGACGGACCCGCGCTCCGCAGCGGGACTCCTGTTCGACCCCCGGAGGGCCCATCATGA